A window from Bradysia coprophila strain Holo2 chromosome X unlocalized genomic scaffold, BU_Bcop_v1 contig_20, whole genome shotgun sequence encodes these proteins:
- the LOC119068913 gene encoding monocarboxylate transporter 1 yields MTAKRYKKVPPEGGWGFLVLLGLAIFLTFTLGTFPSLALIFAEFLVDIGERPGAIPMLMSWYFASFSCVGLVTNYFFKKFSVRAVALCGAMIFLSGSVWATFARSMTELIFAFGILEGAGFGLMISASYSTFNAYFVKRRIMMMSFAQTLFGLGSMAYPLFVQYFMEEFGYRGFMAIRAGVHGNVIFGMLVMHPVEWHMKKILDEDERLMEDQVITSTNIERDCNIQEMVPLNDKDQKTQQIEPRASKPNCIMGLWKEVVDFLDLTILKDPIYVNISLGMSFALYSDMSFFAIQPTYLLKLGFDKPTVAHIIAIGATADLASRIFLAISSSWIRLKARDIYFIGAALTIFTRFVFLYVSEFLGIAIVTAVMGFLRTWIHVPLPLVFGDYLTTERFPSGYGLFMFIQGIIMFVFTLLVTKIDELVKDDMITFHCLELAMALCVVPWAVEWIWMKSKKI; encoded by the exons ATGACCGCTAAACGATACAAGAAAGTTCCACCAGAAGGAGGATGGGGTTTTCTAGTTCTGCTAGGATTGGCAATATTTTTG ACGTTCACATTGGGAACATTTCCATCGTTAGCCCTAATTTTCGCCGAATTCCTAGTTGATATTGGCGAACGACCAGGTGCCATACCAATGTTAATGAGTTGGTATTTTGCGTCATTCAGTTGTGTTG GTTTGGTGACgaattatttctttaaaaaattctctgtGCGAGCTGTTGCATTGTGCGGAGCCATGATATTTCTATCGGGTAGTGTTTGGGCAACATTTGCGAGGTCGATGACCGAATTGATATTCGCATTTGGTATTTTGGAAG GTGCTGGGTTCGGGCTAATGATTTCTGCATCTTATTCTACATTCAATGCGTATTTTGTTAAACGACGCATAATGATGATGAGTTTTGCGCAAACATTATTCGGACTGGGATCGATGGCCTATCCACTCTTCGTCCAATATTTTATGGAAGAGTTTGGATACCGTGGATTCATGGCCATTCGGGCAGGTGTTCACGGTAATGTTATATTTGGTATGCTTGTCATGCATCCGGTTGAGTGGCACATGAAGAAAATACTAGACGAAGATGAGCGTTTAATGGAAG ACCAGGTAATTACGTCAACAAATATAGAAAGGGATTGTAACATTCAGGAAATGGTACCATTGAACGACAAAGACCAGAAAACTCAACAGATAGAACCAAGAGCATCGAAACCCAATTGTATAATGGGCTTATG GAAAGAAGTGGTCGATTTCTTGGACCTAACCATACTGAAAGATCCCATATACGTCAACATTTCACTGGGCATGTCGTTTGCTCTTTATTCGGATATGTCCTTTTTTGCCATTCAACCCACCTACCTGCTGAAATTAGGTTTTGATAAG CCAACTGTAGCTCATATCATAGCTATTGGTGCGACGGCTGATCTAGCTTCTCGAATATTTCTTGCCATTTCAAGTTCCTGGATTCGATTGAAAGCAAGGGACATTTATTTCATTGGTGCTGCTTTGACCATTTTCACACGATTTG TATTTTTGTATGTTAGCGAATTCCTGGGTATAGCAATAGTGACTGCTGTGATGGGCTTTCTACGAACATGGATTCATGTACCGTTACCACTTGTTTTTGGAGATTATTTGACCACCGAAAG ATTTCCCTCAGGCTACGGACTTTTCATGTTCATTCAAGGCATTATAATGTTcgtttttactttactagtcaCAAAAATCGATGAATTGGTCAAAGACGATATGATTACCTTTCATTGCTTGGAATTGGCCATGGCACTTTGTGTCGTTCCGTGGGCTGTAGAATGGATCTGGatgaaatcgaagaaaatataa
- the LOC119068914 gene encoding cytochrome P450 4g1-like produces the protein MATQQIVEGAQMGYVFPLMLPLITASVVLSLFYYWMQNRRIAKLGNLIPGPPTLPLLGNAHIVIGKNHNEIMELALKLGKKYTNVARVWIGPKLVVILTNPSDIEIILNSNVYIQKSDEYRFFKPWLGNGLLISNGDHWRSHRKLIAPAFHQNVLKSFVGTFNSNSLNVVKRMEKEVGKVFDIHDYMSETTVDILLETAMGHKRMGENDDGFKYAMAVMKMCDILHARHIKAYLRFDSVFNLTNVKKQQEKLLSIIHGLTKRVIKEKKALYEKNLSEGNVPSPSLAEIIADDYVEKTPTKKVEGLRDDLDDIDENDVGEKRRLAFLDLMIEAAKNGANLNDDEIKEEVDTIMFEGHDTTAAGSSFALCLMAIHQDVQSRVYKELKSIFGDSSRECTFADTMEMKYLERVILESLRMYPPVPMIARKINEDVQLASENYVLPAGCTVVIGTFKVHRREDIYPNPEVFNPDNFLPERTQNRHYYSFIPFSAGPRSCVGRKYAMIKLKILISTILRNYRVKSNLKESDFRLQGDIILKRSDGFRIEIEPRVG, from the exons atggcaACCCAACAAATTGTCGAAGGTGCTCAGATGGGATACGTGTTTCCCTTGATGTTACCATTGATCACCGCTTCGGTTGTGCTatctttgttttattattggaTGCAAAATAGACGCATTGCCAAATTGGGAAATTTAATACCCG GACCTCCCACACTGCCACTGTTAGGAAATGCTCATATTGTAATTGGAAAGAATCATAATG AAATTATGGAGCTTGCTCTGAAGCTGGGAAAGAAATATACAAACGTGGCGAGAGTTTGGATCGGTCCGAAACTGGTGGTCATTTTGACGAATCCATCGGACATTGAGATTATATTGAACAGCAACGTCTATATTCAAAAGTCGGACGAATATCGTTTCTTCAAACCATGGTTGGGCAACGGTCTGTTAATCAGCAACGGTGATCATTGGCGATCCCATCGTAAGTTGATTGCTCCAGCTTTTCATCAGAACGTGCTGAAATCGTTCGTGGGAACGTTTAACAGCAACAGTCTGAATGTGGTGAAACGAATGGAGAAAGAGGTGGGCAAAGTGTTTGACATTCATGATTACATGAGTGAAACAACGGTGGACATATTGCTAG aaACGGCAATGGGTCACAAACGAATGGGAGAAAATGACGATGGATTTAAATATGCCATGGCTGTTATGAA AATGTGCGATATTTTACACGCTCGACACATTAAAGCCTATCTGAGATTCGATTctgttttcaatttgacaaACGTGAAAAAACAGCAGGAAAAACTGCTATCAATAATTCATGGCTTAACCAAAAGG GTTATCAAGGAGAAAAAAGCGctttacgaaaaaaatctgAGCGAAGGTAATGTTCCATCGCCATCACTAGCCGAAATTATTGCCGATgattatgtggaaaaaacaccaACAAAAAAAGTCGAAGGTCTTCGTGACGATCTGGATGATATTGATGAGAATGATGTCG GTGAGAAACGTCGGCTTGCTTTCCTCGACCTGATGATCGAAGCGGCAAAAAATGGTGCAAATTTGAATGATGATGAAATCAAAGAGGAAGTGGATACTATCATGTTCGAG ggACACGATACAACAGCAGCCGGTTCCAGTTTCGCCCTATGTTTGATGGCAATACATCAGGATGTGCAATCCCGTGTCTATAAAGAGCTAAAGTCAATATTCGGCGATTCGTCGAGGGAATGTACATTCGCCGATACGATGGAAATGAAATACTTGGAAAGGGTTATACTCGAATCGCTCCGTATGTACCCTCCAGTTCCGATGATCGCCCGGAAGATCAATGAAGACGTGCAATTGGCATCCGAAAACTATGTACTTCCTGCCGGATGTACCGTTGTTATCGGTACATTTAAAGTACACAGACGAGAAGATATCTATCCGAATCCGGAAGTTTTCAATCCGGACAACTTTTTGCCGGAACGAACCCAGAATCGACACTATTACAGTTTCATACCGTTTAGTGCCGGACCGAGGAGTTGTGT aGGTCGCAAGTACGCGATGATCAAGTTGAAAATTCTGATTTCAACCATATTGAGAAACTACAGGGTCAAGTCCAATTTGAAGGAGAGCGATTTTCGGCTTCAAGGAGACATTATATTGAAGCGGTCTGATGGGTTCAGGATCGAAATAGAGCCAAGGGTTGGttga
- the LOC119068916 gene encoding cytochrome P450 4g15-like, whose protein sequence is MSLAYEIDNTKPNSSQMQFYILVTCTVLILYLISWLQQNSRTWKMGMKIPGPVPLPLFGNALLALSFNNKAIFKRALDLGLIYGDVVRGFLGSRLFVFLTHPDDIEIILNSNTHLDKSTDYNFFKPWLGDGLLISSGEKWRSHRKLIATAFHQNVLKTFVSTFNENSLKTVVRLKKELGKEIDIHDYMSETTVDILLETAMGHPRTHDDKEGYNYAMAVMKLCDILHLRHRTFYYRFNALFNFSLLKAKQDKLISIIHGLTGKVFANKKKIFAQNMAEGNIPLPTFVDVINNNNTVPDVSSKADGLRDDLDDQDQYDVGIKRRLAFLDLMIESAYHGAELTDAEIKEEVDTIMFEGHDTTAAGSSFVLCLLGIHLDIQRLVFEEQQNIFGNSDRRATFNDTLEMKYLERVILETLRLYPPVPIIARRVNEDVKLVTNDIVIPAGATVVIGTFKTHRRFDLYYYADKFNPDNFLPERCQNRHYYGYIPFSAGPRSCVGRKYAMLKLKILLSTIIRNFKVTSDISEDDFQLQGDIILKRADGFRIKLENR, encoded by the exons ATGTCGTTAGCCTACGAAATAGATAACACGAAACCAAATAGCTCTCAAATGCAATTTTACATCCTGGTTACTTGCACGGTCTTGATTTTGTATTTGATATCATGGCTTCAGCAAAATTCGAGAACATGGAAAATGGGAATGAAAATTCCGGGACCAGTACCTCTACCACTTTTCGGAAATGCCTTATTGGCTCTATCGTTTAACAATAAAg CAATATTCAAACGTGCCTTGGATCTGGGACTAATCTATGGAGACGTTGTCAGAGGATTTCTGGGCAGCAGATTGTTCGTTTTTCTAACACACCCTGACGACATTGAAATAATACTGAATAGCAACACTCATTTGGATAAATCGACCGACTACAATTTCTTTAAGCCATGGCTGGGCGACGGATTATTGATAAGTAGTGGTGAAAAATGGCGATCGCATCGAAAACTTATAGCAACGGCATTCCATCAGAATGTTCTGAAAACATTTGTGAGCACTTTTAATGAAAACAGTTTGAAAACCGTCGTTAGACTGAAAAAGGAACTGGGAAAGGAAATCGACATTCACGATTATATGAGCGAAACAACCGTTGACATTTTACTGG AGACGGCAATGGGTCATCCAAGAACCCATGATGATAAAGAAGGATATAATTACGCAATGGCAGTGATGAA attgtgtgatATTTTGCATCTACGGCACCGTACCTTCTATTATCGGTTCAATgctcttttcaatttttcattgttgaaaGCAAAGCAAGACAAACTCATTTCAATTATTCATGGCCTGACCGGAAAAGTCTttgccaataaaaaaaaaatcttcgcgCAAAATATGGCTGAAGGAAATATTCCTCTACCAACGTTTGTCGATGTCATCAATAATAACAACACCGTCCCTGATGTTTCGTCTAAAGCGGATGGCCTTCGAGATGATCTTGACGATCAGGATCAGTACGATGTTGGCATTAAACGTCGTCTAGCTTTTCTTGATCTAATGATTGAGTCTGCTTATCATGGTGCTGAATTAACTGACGCTGAAATAAAAGAAGAGGTCGACACGATCATGTTTGAAG GTCATGATACGACCGCTGCTGGATCGAGCTTTGTACTCTGTTTGCTCGGAATTCACCTCGATATTCAAAGGTTGGTGTTCGAAGAACAACAGAATATTTTCGGGAACAGTGATAGGCGAGCAACCTTCAATGACACCCTTGAGATGAAATATTTGGAAAGAGTTATTTTAGAGACATTAAG ACTGTATCCTCCGGTACCCATTATTGCAAGACGTGTCAATGAGGACGTTAAGCTtg TGACAAATGATATTGTAATACCAGCTGGAGCAACAGTTGTTATAGGAACATTTAAGACGCATCGTCGATTCGACCTATATTATTATGCAGACAAATTCAATCCTGATAACTTCCTGCCGGAGCGTTGTCAAAATCGTCATTACTATGGCTACATTCCATTCTCTGCAGGACCCAGAAGCTGTGT AGGTCGTAAATACGCAATGTTGAAATTGAAGATTCTTCTGTCGACAATCATTCGTAACTTTAAAGTAACGTCTGACATTAGCGAAGACGACTTTCAACTCCAAGGCGACATTATTTTAAAGAGAGCCGATGGATTTCGAATCAAATTGGAAAACCGATGA
- the LOC119068557 gene encoding DEAD-box helicase Dbp80-like, with protein MAGYTHGWGRTVQERKVSNKAFNFDNDKKLTSNGNGKTAGEHPDNRSLADSSFLSELFRKQLNSSKSYLEVQRNDPNNPLYSVKTFEALNINPDLLRGIYGMGFNVPSKIQETALPMLLANPPQNMIAQSQSGTGKTAAFVLAMLSRVDTTKNYVQVVCLSPTYELAIQTGEVAAKMSQYRQDIQLRFAVRGEEVHRDRQLTEHILIGTPGKIMDWGLKLKVFDIKKITVFVLDEADVMIAEQGHQEQCIRIHKQLPKNCQMMFFSATYDKKVMSFAELIVSKPMIIRLKREQETLDNIRQYYVRCANQEEKYAAITNIYGGISIGQAIIFCQTRKTAMWLAQKMSQDGHSVGILSGELSVEQRLNVLDRFRASLEKVLITTNVLSRGIDLEQVTIVVNFDMQVDVEGNADCETYLHRIGRTGRFGKCGIAVNLIDSEKSMQICRDIEKHFGRKISVIDTDNPEEVENIQN; from the exons ATGGCAGGCTACACACACGGTTGGGGGAGAACGGTTCAAGAACGAAAAGTATCGAACAAG GCTTTCAATTTTGAcaatgataaaaaattaacCTCGAATGGAAATGGCAAGACCGCCGGAGAGCATCCAGACAACCGAag TTTGGCAGATTCAAGCTTTCTATCGGAATTATTTCGCAAGCAACTAAATTCATCCAAGTCTTACTTAGAGGTGCAACGCAATGATCCGAACAACCCTCTATATTCCGTTAAGACTTTCGAAGCTCTGAACAT TAACCCAGATCTCCTTCGAGGAATCTATGGTATGGGCTTTAATGTACCCTCAAAAATACAG GAAACCGCATTGCCGATGTTGTTGGCTAATCCGCCACAAAATATGATCGCTCAAAGCCAATCGGGAACGGGAAAGACTGCAGCGTTTGTATTGGCAATGCTGTCCCGTGTCGACACAACTAAAAACTACGTTCAG GTAGTGTGCTTGTCACCAACTTATGAGTTGGCAATTCAAACGGGTGAAGTGGCGGCTAAAATGTCGCAGTATCGGCAAGACATCCAACTGAGATTTGCAGTTCGCGGCGAAGAAG TTCACAGAGATCGGCAGCTGACTGAACACATTCTCATTGGAACGCCGGGAAAAATTATGGACTGGGGCCTGAAGCTCAAAGTTTTTGACATAAAGAAAATTACGGTTTTCGTACTGGACGAGGCAGATGTAATGATTGCTGAGCAAGGGCACCAGGAGCAGTGTATTCGCATACATAA ACAGTTACCTAAAAATTGCCAGATGATGTTCTTTTCTGCCACGTATGACAAGAAGGTTATGTCATTTGCTGAGCTCATCGTATCAAAACCGATGATAATTCGATTGAAGAGAGAACAAGAAACATTGGACAACATCCGCCAATACTACGTCAGATGTGCCAATCAAGAGGAGAAATATGCCGCTATCACTAACATCTACGGTGGTATTAGTATCGGACAGGCGATTATATTTTGTCAG ACTCGGAAAACTGCCATGTGGTTGGCTCAAAAAATGAGCCAAGATGGGCATTCCGTTGGAATATTATCGG GCGAACTAAGTGTTGAGCAGCGACTAAATGTCTTGGATCGTTTCCGGGCATCCCTCGAAAAAGTTCTAATCACAACAAATGTACTGTCGCGTGGGATCGATCTGGAGCAGGTCACAATTGTGGTTAATTTCGATATGCAAGTAGATGTGGAGGGAAATGCGGACTGTGAAACATATCTCCATAGAATCGGACGTACAGGTCGCTTCG GTAAATGCGGAATTGCCGTCAACCTAATTGACTCCGAAAAGTCAATGCAAATTTGTCGAGATATTGAGAAGCATTTCGGGAGAAAAATTTCCGTGATTGACACGGATAATCCAGAGGAAGTCGAGAACATACAGAACTAA